One window from the genome of Nicotiana tomentosiformis chromosome 5, ASM39032v3, whole genome shotgun sequence encodes:
- the LOC104112724 gene encoding F-box/kelch-repeat protein At3g23880-like, whose translation MKHQSRPMNDLNSKKFLVSQQRIGKPMYNFYCSYLSSVQLVEDVQKLDCPSNCKPHDCKMYCSCDGLVLLAIDEQLLLWNPSTRESIELPRSELTLRKSTCGLGYDATSDDYKILKINYYPKVYIEIPALKSGSWRKKFEYPGSRFDPMLVCMDSLAFVNGAFHWVDLKQNYSIVSFSISDEMYGEIPLLERLLNEFKIAIKHGVSILGGMLCYNYTHIPLGGSTFKLWVMKEYGVKKSWTELQQREPFFAKEEVIETRSFSIFCLS comes from the exons ATGAAGCATCAAAGTCGTCCTATGAATGACTTGAATTCCAAAAAGTTTCTCGTTAGCCAACAACGCATTGGTAAACCAATGTATAATTTCTATTGTTCCTATTTATCATCGGTTCAACTTGTTGAGGATGTACAAAAACTTGATTGCCCTTCAAATTGCAAACCACACGACTGCAAAATGTATTGTTCTTGTGACGGGTTGGTTCTTCTCGCGATTGATGAACAACTTTTGCTGTGGAACCCTTCCACAAGAGAATCAATAGAACTTCCCCGTTCAGAACTTACTCTAAGAAAATCTACTTGTGGATTAGGGTATGACGCAACTAGTGATGACTACAAGATCCTTAAGATTAACTATTATCCTAAAGTATACATTGAAATTCCCGCGCTAAAAAGTGGTTCCTGGAGAAAAAAATTTGAATATCCAGGTAGCCGTTTTGACCCAATGTTGGTTTGTATGGATTCCTTGGCATTTGTAAATGGAGCATTTCATTGGGTTGATCTGAAACAAAATTATTCTATAGTTTCATTTAGTATTTCAGATGAGATGTACGGAGAGATACCGTTGCTAGAGCGACTGCTCAATGAATTCAAAATAGCCATCAAACATGGCGTTTCTATACTGGGAGGAATGCTTTGCTATAATTATACTCATATACCTTTAGGGGGGAGCACTTTTAAATTGTGGGTAATGAAAGAGTATGGTGTCAAGAAATCTTGGACTGAATT ACAGCAACGGGAGCCATTTTTTGCTAAGGAAGAAGTGATTGAAACCCGCTCATTTAGCATATTTTGCTTGTCTTAA
- the LOC104112718 gene encoding pentatricopeptide repeat-containing protein At3g24000, mitochondrial, with protein sequence MMAKAIHMKKYVTNPSIFYSIIPIARQFFSTSSAVSALESETGPVHKRFGSFIGVIQDKDLLKKAPNGELLVLYLIDNGAMDPDATLYNQLLKKCTEWKRLKEGKVVHEHFLRSRFRHYVVPNNTLINMYAKCESMDDARKVFDEMPERDMVSWTALITGYSQNEGAEEALVLFCEMLRIGFMPNQFTFGSVLKASGALDSGRTGRQLHGPCVKFGYKENVYVGSALVDMYARCGLMDEAKIVFDKLSCKNEVSWNALIAGHARKSEGEIAVKLFSEMKRGGFQPTHFTFSSVYAACASIGALEPGKWVHVHMIKSGLELIAFIGNTLVDMYAKSGSIDDARKVFDLLVKKDVVSWNSMLTAYAQHGLGKETVECFEEMRRIGPEPNEVTFLCALTACSHAGLLDKGMHYFELMKKFKIEPNISHYVTIVDLLGRSGQLDRADKFINEMPIQPNAAVWKALLGACRMHKNLELGVYAAERVFELDPYDSGPHILLSNIYASAGRRSDAAKVRKMMNESGVKKEPACSWVEIENAVHMFVANDDAHPQREEIHKMWEKITDKIKEIGYVPDTSHVLWFTDQQEREERLQYHSERLALAFALLNSPPGSPIRIKKNIRVCGDCHTTFKFASKVVNREIILRDTNRFHHFRNGSCSCGDYW encoded by the coding sequence ATGATGGCAAAGGCGATACACATGAAAAAGTACGTCACAAATCCATCAATTTTCTATTCAATCATCCCCATAGCTCGTCAATTTTTTTCTACGTCAAGTGCAGTATCAGCCTTAGAATCAGAAACTGGACCGGTACACAAACGTTTTGGTTCATTTATTGGTGTTATACAAGACAAAGATCTTCTGAAAAAGGCTCCAAATGGGGAACTTTTAGTACTGTATCTTATTGACAATGGCGCAATGGACCCAGATGCGACTTTATATAACCAGCTACTGAAAAAATGTACGGAATGGAAACGGCTTAAAGAAGGCAAAGTGGTTCATGAACACTTCCTGAGGTCGAGGTTTAGACATTATGTTGTTCCGAATAACACGTTGATTAATATGTATGCGAAGTGTGAAAGCATGGATGATGCTCGcaaggtgtttgatgaaatgcctgAAAGAGATATGGTTTCTTGGACTGCGTTGATTACTGGGTATTCGCAGAATGAGGGTGCTGAGGAGGCATTGGTTTTGTTCTGTGAGATGTTGAGGATTGGGTTTATGCCGAATCAGTTTACTTTTGGCAGTGTTCTCAAGGCTTCCGGGGCGTTGGACAGTGGTAGAACGGGCAGGCAACTACACGGGCCGTGTGTGAAATTTGGATACAAGGAGAATGTGTATGTTGGGAGTGCTCTTGTGGATATGTATGCAAGGTGTGGACTAATGGACGAAGCGAAAATTGTGTTTGACAAGTTAAGTTGCAAGAATGAGGTTTCTTGGAATGCTTTGATTGCTGGGCATGCGAGGAAAAGTGAGGGAGAAATTGCTGTGAAGCTTTTCTCTGAGATGAAAAGAGGCGGTTTTCAGCCGACCCACTTTACATTTTCAAGTGTTTATGCAGCCTGTGCAAGCATTGGAGCTCTAGAGCCTGGGAAATGGGTGCATGTGCATATGATCAAGTCAGGGTTGGAACTTATTGCTTTTATTGGGAATACTCTGGTTGATATGTATGCTAAGTCTGGTAGCATTGATGATGCCCGAAAGGTCTTTGATCTGTTAGTGAAAAAGGATGTGGTCTCTTGGAACTCAATGCTTACCGCCTATGCTCAGCATGGACTCGGAAAAGAAACTGTAGAATGCTTTGAGGAAATGCGTAGGATAGGACCTGAACCTAATGAAGTGACTTTTCTTTGTGCTCTTACAGCTTGCAGTCATGCTGGGCTTCTAGACAAAGGAATGCATTATTTTGAATTGATGAAGAAATTTAAGATAGAGCCTAATATTTCCCATTATGTGACCATTGTAGATCTACTTGGCCGATCAGGTCAACTTGACCGTGCTGATAAGTTCATAAATGAAATGCCAATTCAACCTAATGCAGCTGTTTGGAAAGCTTTGCTTGGAGCTTGTAGGATGCATAAAAACTTGGAGTTGGGTGTTTATGCAGCTGAACGTGTGTTTGAACTTGATCCCTATGATTCAGGGCCACATATTTTGCTGTCCAACATCTATGCTTCTGCTGGTAGGAGAAGTGATGCTGCGAAAGTTAGAAAAATGATGAATGAGAGTGGAGTCAAGAAAGAACCTGCTTGCAGTTGGGTGGAGATTGAGAATGCTGTTCATATGTTTGTAGCAAATGATGATGCCCATCCACAGAGAGAGGAGATCCATAAGATGTGGGAAAAGATAACTGATAAAATTAAAGAAATTGGCTATGTCCCAGACACTAGCCACGTGCTTTGGTTTACGGATCAGCAGGAGAGGGAAGAGAGGTTGCAATACCATAGTGAACGACTTGCTTTAGCATTTGCTCTTCTCAATTCTCCACCTGGGTCCCCTATCCGTATAAAGAAGAACATCAGAGTTTGTGGTGATTGCCATACTACATTTAAGTTTGCTTCAAAGGTGGTGAATAGGGAAATCATCTTGAGAGACACAAATCGGTTCCATCATTTTCGTAATGGTTCTTGTTCCTGTGGAGACTACTGGTAG